The Kryptolebias marmoratus isolate JLee-2015 linkage group LG1, ASM164957v2, whole genome shotgun sequence sequence CAGCAGAAAGTGAACATGTAAATAGCTTAAAACCAGTGTGAGTCCTTCATCGCCCCGCTGGATGTTCTTTTCATGACTGAAATTAAACATACTTGGTAGAGTTTGCATATGCTACAAttgtttttacaagtttttattttaataaaaatatgaaatagttTACATCACTGTAGAAATTTGAATGATGGACACAGTGagtgtttttccttctttctctctctctttctttcagaACATGTCAAAAATATGTTAGTAAAGACTTTAATCCAAATGGTGGAGTCCAGAATTCAAATTGTTTTCTGTCAAcatgctgccatctgctggaaATCAGTCGATCCTGTCACACTTTGTAGTTGTTATCAGCACAGATGCACTGTTTGGATCACAACATAAATATTTGCTGCTGCTATATAAGGCACATAAGACCACCAGAGCCAAACATTCTTTTTCTCTATGCCTGTAAGATCACTTCACAGTGAAGTGCatgttaatgttaatttttCCCTGTACTAACAACAGAAATGCTGTGTAATTTAATCACAACAATCGACCAAACACTTGTTTATAATATAAACAGGAGGCTTTTATTAACGTAATTAAGGGCCATCCACGTAGTGCAGTTTCATAATGTTATTAAATTGGttgtttatcaaaaataaattgtaaaacacctgtaacttttatttaaaatgttcaaattttcattgtttcaaGTAACATGTTGTAGAGCAGTTTTATGACAAAGCATTTGGGCCAAAACtcatttcaaatggactgaggcaaagtggaaaactgttctgtggtcagactaatccaaatttgaaattatttttggaaactacACGCAACAGATCCTCCATATTAAAGAGGAGAGCGACCATCCAGCTTTTTATCAGCATATAGTTCAAagacctgcctctctgatggtataggggtgcattagtgcctctgacatgggcagcttacaAATCTGGAAAAGCACCATCAATGTATAACAGTATATACAGGCTTTAGAACATATGTGCCCAACCAAatgacatctttttcagggaaggccttgcatatttcagcaagaaaTTGATAAACCTCATACTGCatcagcagcatggcttcatataGAAGAGtctgggtgctgaactgacctgctgGGAGACCAGGCCTCTCACCAGCAGAAACAatttgacacaaacaaacaattaatcCAGCAAAGacgacccaggactgttgaacagctaatcctgcatcagacaagaatgggacaacattccctccaaaacctccagcggctgctctcctcaggtccttgatgtttacaaactgatgttaaaagaagaaaagatctTTCATAGTGGCTCcgtctcaatttttttttttggatgtgtCGTTGccataaacataaaatgactttttttcctcctaaaaacTGTACAATTTCCTGTTGAATTGTTTGACACGCTCACAATGTTCCACcctgaacaaaatgaaacttGATGAAATTCAAAAAGCATacattttgctttcattcacattttacacCACAGCCCAACTTTACTGGAAttaagtttgtattttaaaaaaaatacaaatcacaagttgctaaaatgaccaaactaacaaacaagAGGAGGTTAAGGCTTTGTGTGTTGGAAAGCAATAAAACATGATGACATTTAGGATGATATCAGGCAGGTCTGGGTGTTATTGTCCAGGCACCTCACAGCATATTTAAACCAATGGCTCTGATTTAAGTACCATTAAAGATGCTTCTGTTCAACATGACAgcctctgctgcaggaggagtcCCTCTCTCGGTGGACTTCAGCAGCCCCGAGGATTATTTCATCTTTATCTTCCAGATTGTATTTGCAACAACTACAGTTCTCGTGGCAGGGACAGTGGTGATCAGCATCTCTGCCACCGGGGCTCTCCGCGTGCAGAACAGGTTCATTTTCATGCTGAACACGAGCGTGTGTGACACGCTGACCGGCCTCTCGGTGTTTTATCTGGGCCTGTTCGACGTTCAGGAGGGGTACCCGTCCAGAAACGGGACATACAACGTGCTGTCCTCTCTGTTAGGGGTTAACATATTGACCTTTCTGTTCGCGCAGTTCGACAGGTACTTCGCGGTGTGCCGCCCTTTCATTTACAGCCGTTTCATCAGCAGACAGTTTGTGATCAGCGTCAACAtcttctgctggttttataATTGCGCCCACTTGCTGGCCAGGAACCTGCTGCCGGTTTCCAAATCCATCCAGCTGTACGTGCTCAGCGTCGTCTTACTGCAGATCATCGTGCTCACAAAGGTGGTCATGACCGTCAAACTGTACGTCGTGGCCCGGTACCAGCTGGAGAGAGAGCCCCCCGGACCGGACCGAGACAGCAAGAGAGAGTCGCTGAAAATTGTCATCTTCGTCGTCATAAGTTTCCTGGTCCTGTGGAGTCCGTCTTTTGTGAATATCATCATCAGGCTGGTGGTGGGAGGGGGCCTGAGTTTCAGGAACGAGGCCACCAACCTGTTCGCGATCCTGGCGCGTTTTAACGCCGTGTGCACGCCGTCCGTGTACCTGTGGGGGAGCGCGGCCCTGAGGGCGGCCGCGGCGCGGACTGTGTGGGGCCGGGTGTGTCCGAGGtgcaggaggaggtgagggagGCCGGGAAACAAACGAACTAACATGGATTTCACTGAGTTTATGTCGTTGCTGATTAAAGTTTCCATTTTTTCCCTTCAGAGTTGGATCCTGCCCGAAGTCTGAGAGACACTGAGACACAGAGGGCCCTCtggactttattttaattatccTTGATCgcaaatataatatataaatcataaagctttatttataatcgtttgtttgtttttgtctttcatcaCAGGACCTTAAAATGTGTCAAACCATCTGCATTCACAAAGACAACACCAGAATCAAATATTAGTTCTCTTTAAAGTGTCTACCTGTTTTAGATCTCGTGACAGattcaaagaaataataaaaatatattttattaggaaaatagaaaatagaaaGTGTCTATGCATGTCATAtggttaataataataataataataataataataataataataataataataataataataataataataatagggaATTAAAAAGTGATATCTTTTGTATTAAATCACAAGTAAATGAATCTCTTggattaataattattattaattaagtATTTAGAATTTCATGGCTGGATATAGATTACCTATTTTTTctcaataatgtttttgttgttgtttgtttatgaagTCTTATATGTCCTCTGTCAGCCCACTTGCAGCTGAATGCAcctattaaattagttttttattgctctttaaaatgtttacagtttcAGACCTTGTAAAAAAGTTGGAAAGACAAattgaaaacaattatttaaaaaaggaaatataaaacgctgtttcagtgcagaaaaaaatatttatgtaaaatatttatttatctttaggGCAAAAAATAGGGAAATAAGAAAAAGGTGAAAACTAATGGCTGGTTATAGGTTTTCTCCCCCCAACACTATTTCTGAAagatttttctgtatttgtgttccaaaatgaaacaatatgATATATGTTGTAAAAAATATGCAGTTATATTTCTATTAGGTCTCACTTTTGGTAATGGTTTCCTCTGATCTCCTTTGCTAGGAAAGCTGGggttttttgggttgtttttttatatcatcACTCGTTTTTTTATGAAGCACCATAAGAGCATGTCAGAGAAACATAATATTGTGTGCAATCACACAAAAGACTTCCCTTTACCTGCTGCAAATGATTATAGTCACTTCTGCAGGGATGAATGTTTTCTGACAAACTGTGTGATCCTGATATGTTCAGCTGTGCCGGTTTCACTGTggtctgtttgtttctaataaaacagtgtttatgatAAAGACATGTTTCACCTGAGACCTGTTTCATTGTGGGCTGGCTGAAGGCATGCACACTACTGAcatcctgtttctctttattgtgttCATGCTTCATAGCCtacagtgatttattttctgtgttcaggTTTTCTATCTTCAACTTTTACAATTTTGTTGAACAATACAAAATCAGTGAATGGcttctgttttgtcatttctggTCCAATGCTGCCACCTTAAGGGTATTTTTGGCATGTTCGGCTTCTACTATGTATCAGGTTTAACTTGGACCTGTTTACATTTGTGAAGCTTTCAACTTCCCGTTCTGTCTTTTTCCAGAACATTTTTTCGACTTCTTTATAAATTTAtagtgtaaaacaaacaaacaaattcaaaaacaaaagtgtaagAACATACATAGTCTGTATTTTGGAAACATTGGTGTTTGTTAGAGAGTGGCTTCATTTTTACAGAGTTTAACTTTACTGAGCTGCTTCATCTCTTTTATTCCTGTCTTCTTTCAGAAGTCCAGGGACTCGGGTTGCACCTTTGTGCAGCAAatcctttttctccttctgcaTCGGCATGGATTCCTTTTTCCACTTCTCATCTGCAACGAGGGGGTTAATAACAGATTAGGGACTGAAAttatgaaaactgaaaattgtGTACGTCTGTTCTGAGAACTTTTGACTTTCTTGATATTTGTCTTTACAGATTTTGGATATAAATATTAGAACAGACTCATATAACAATAAGTCATTGTTTGGTCCCATGAAGCTGCATTATATTCACATAGgattggtgttttttgtttgtttttgtcttgtatttCTGCACAACAGATGCATTAACTGCAGGCCTTAAATAAAGCAAGTTATTCTTTAGATATTTTCTTATGGTTTGGGATCATAAAGACAATATTTACATATTGTTGTCAGACTTTAATGTGTTCACCCAAGAAATAACAGACACACAATTTGACTTGCAAAtgtaaaaagttaataaaatacttGAAAGACTTCAATAGATTAATTGGAGCACATGGAGTGTTGGTGCTGATGAAACAAGTCCATGGTCCCTCACAGAGAACAGAAATACCAAAAGGTTGGCAataactgtgtctgtctgttagcaaaatatctgatgaagcACTGagtagattttaatgaaactttcacaaaataatcttttgattaacataaatggtaaatggcctgcacttgtagtccaaggaccccaaaggtcttcacactacaatcagtcattcacccattcatccacatctacaactgattatcttttggagtcaacctgatttaagatggctgccacagcaaactgaccttaaaaaacacaaaaatagccataactcggtcagttttatgAGAGTTGGGCTAAAAttgaatgtggtagtagctgagagttacacagaacacacactctgagagtGAGATCTTGTGTTATTGTGTGAGATTTCTTGCTTTCagaatttgaccaaaacgttCCTTTGAGAAATACTAAGTctttaactgtttgtgtttttactagAAAAAAGAGGAACTTGTTTCTAAGTAGGTAAAACCTTTAAGGAgctagtttaaatttaaagagtGACATCAATAAGACAcctgtgtttttagttttctaacACACATATACTGATgttaaaatgcactttttataaaaactatATTATTTATTCACTCTTTTATTAGAGACTTTAAATGTGTGACCATAACTACAACAAATATCAAGAACTGATATATATTTAAGAACCCGTTGAACAGAATAACATGGGTTCACAGAGACTTACTTTAAATGGACATTTCTTTACTCGAGCCACTCACCGGACACATGACACAAGCAACACATAAATGAAGAAAGAACATGAACAaggcaggaagcaggaagctCTTTTAATAGTCACGTCTTTTGCATGTCACAAAACCACCAAATTACGCAGAAacaccaacacacaaacacaaaaataagaacaaGAGACAAACAGTGTGAAGTCTGACTAAAGGTCACACTCAACTAGACTCCTCGAAACAAGACTTCTGATTCATCAACAATATTAGATATTAATTAAAGGACTTCCTCACTGGGATCTTTTTCTCCAGATACAGAAACTGTAGCAGTTTTTAGTCTCTGTTTTGTTAAGACCTCAGTTAACTCACAAAACTTTCTGCTCCTCACCAGACTCCTCCTTAGAGATCAGtgttttatcaaatttaaatagttaataaatacatcaacaaataaatagtttaaGTACACTCACAagtaaagttaataaaaaaaagtgttgtacTGATAATCTCTTAATAGattaaaaatactaataaatattaaatagaaACACTTCCTTTTCTGAACCATAAATATGTGAATAGACAGACGGGGGACGTcataaaaaagtcataaatacGACATACAAGAGAACATTGCAGACATGTTAACACGCAGGACAGCATGTAAAGTGCAAAAGCTGACAGCGATGGGCTCAAATAATTTCAGTGGGTTACATTTTTCCAAGGAGTCCACTGACTCCACTCTGAGAGGGTCAGCGAGTCCCTGGAGCGAACCCTCAGCTTGCTGATCTCCCTCGGGATCAGAGTGGACAAGGAACTTTGTATCTAAGGTCAGACAGATCACacagtcagaaacaaaaaacagcagtcaTGGCAGACGTGCCTGAGTGTCAGTGAGAGGTTCTATACGTACCATGCCATCATCCCTGAACACGTATTGAATCTCATGCTCCAGGCTGAAGAAGCTGTGAGGAGTGGACCAGCTGGACGGAGGACCGACGGTCACGTTCAGCTTCTGATCCACTTTCTGGCACCGGACAATGTGAGGACTATCAGGGACAACTGGAACAGCAGAGACATAGTTAACTAAAAGCCTAGCATtatgtgaaggaatgcattttattaaaacaaaaacaaggtttgGTTGACAAAGccaaggacaaaaacattattgccttttgtGTTTGGTGGTGGAtgataaacatgaaaaattGAATAAACAATCATTAACATGCTGATGAGTAATGACATGAATGCTAATGTTTGAAGACttagaaatgtaaaactgaagcCCTATTATGGCACTAATGATCTATTTTACATCTTTTATAACATTATCTTTCAGGAACAATGATGGTGATTTAGTATGTTGAAGAATGATTTGTTTCTCACTGATGTCTCGGAGGTAAAACGACTTGGTTCTCCTGAAGAAGTGTAAGTTGTCGGTGGCCTCGACGGTGACCTCCAGCATGGTTCTTTCCTCGGCGTACGGTGAGAGGGCGTGGGACAGAACAAACTGGTGGCGGTTACTGCTGCTCACCCAGTTACACGACTCCTGACCTTTAGTGCTACAGAAAGAAgccataaaacagattttaagtgagatattttgcacagaaacacacactgttACACACACTTATATCGGTTTATTAGTCTGTATTGGGACATGATGCATCACTGTGAACAACCACTGATGGTGTTAgtttacttctgtaaactttgtgctattttagccatttatatatatactggGATATATACTGGGATCTATCTTagtccttcaaaaacattgctctgtttgaaatctgcttcagcatatagcattctgtttttgtcttcttatgtaATACAACAACTACTTTTAGCTTGAAGCTAgtcttttgacacttttagcttttagctactgttctgctacttttagattttagctacatttaggtTCTAGATAgtcttttgacacttttagctagccttttgctaattttacctatTAAATAGCAATTTGCCACCTTCAtcttttagttaaccttttgttattttaggaTTAACTAGCCTTACGCTAATTTTAGCATCTAGAAGCCTTTTGCTGttcttagctagcattttgctacttttagctcgtgttctggtTCGTTTAGCTTTTAaaggttctgttctgtttcaactcagttttatgttgttcaggctaatttcagcaaagtcattcagcattcaacgttcacgctgcattttaacagaaaatgcttttttcttaCCATTCTTGGCCAAGTCCATAGCGCAGTGCTTTGAATCCACGGTGGTTCCAGCTGCAGGTGAAGTTACAGTCATAAGACTTTGCGCGACATTCTGAAATGAAACACAATGTGAGTGCATACAGGCACATCTATAACTGTTCAGTTAAAAACAAGCCTGTGtaagattttttaatttagcattAAGTCATAAAATGTTGCATGTATTCACTCAGAAATTCAGGTAGTTTTGAGACATTAAACTGTATTTGCTGGAGCAATACTGCCTAAATATAAGCATCTTAAGTTCATCTATGTGAGAGACACATTTCCAGcgtttttttatattatgaaATGCAGAATAAAGAAGATGATTTCACCTATCTCCTCATCGACCTCAGCCTCCTGCAGCAGATAGGTTGATGATAACTTCTCCTCCCCCGTCCAACAGGTGTATTCTCCCAGAAAGGGCTCCTCTATCTCCTGCACAATCAGATTTTTACCATCCTTCTCAAGGTAGTCATCGAAACCCACTTCTTCACCATCCATCTTCCATGTGACGGGCTCACTGCTCGCCGTCCTGCAAGTCAGCGTGACCGGGTTCCTGTCATTCCTTTTTGCAATCACAACTggacagaacagaaaataagttcatatgtgcacaaaaacacaatgtgcccccccaaaaacattttaacttaatGAAAAGACCTACAGTTTTCTGGGAAGCGGTGGAGTCCATGTGCTCCCGTTAAGCTGATCAACAGAAGCTCAGCTATCCACGATGAAAGAGtcatctgaaacagaaaaaatcaaaatcaaccATTACTTTCTTTAAACGTTCAGCTTGCAATCAAATTATAGATACATTATTAGTTGAAAAGTTGATACAGTAAAGCAGAATGCCCTTTGACTGTATGACCTTAAATTAGATGACCAGAATATTAGtataacatattttttaaaaaactggtaTATTAAGCATCAAATTCCGTTATTTGTAATGATTTCTTACCATTTGAAAAGAGTTGCCCTGCACACAGGCTGTAGAAAGGCAAACGCAGAAGTTCAGAGGGAGTGAACCCAAAAATGTAACCTCTAACT is a genomic window containing:
- the LOC108233617 gene encoding uncharacterized protein LOC108233617 yields the protein MTASAAGGVPLSVDFSSPEDYFIFIFQIVFATTTVLVAGTVVISISATGALRVQNRFIFMLNTSVCDTLTGLSVFYLGLFDVQEGYPSRNGTYNVLSSLLGVNILTFLFAQFDRYFAVCRPFIYSRFISRQFVISVNIFCWFYNCAHLLARNLLPVSKSIQLYVLSVVLLQIIVLTKVVMTVKLYVVARYQLEREPPGPDRDSKRESLKIVIFVVISFLVLWSPSFVNIIIRLVVGGGLSFRNEATNLFAILARFNAVCTPSVYLWGSAALRAAAARTVWGRVCPRCRRR
- the si:dkey-88e18.2 gene encoding interleukin-12 subunit beta; its protein translation is MRVLMFAIKMKLRGQLEVTFLGSLPLNFCVCLSTACVQGNSFQMMTLSSWIAELLLISLTGAHGLHRFPENFVIAKRNDRNPVTLTCRTASSEPVTWKMDGEEVGFDDYLEKDGKNLIVQEIEEPFLGEYTCWTGEEKLSSTYLLQEAEVDEEIECRAKSYDCNFTCSWNHRGFKALRYGLGQECTKGQESCNWVSSSNRHQFVLSHALSPYAEERTMLEVTVEATDNLHFFRRTKSFYLRDIIVPDSPHIVRCQKVDQKLNVTVGPPSSWSTPHSFFSLEHEIQYVFRDDGMIQSSLSTLIPREISKLRVRSRDSLTLSEWSQWTPWKNVTH